In Pseudomonas sp. MYb327, one DNA window encodes the following:
- a CDS encoding tripartite tricarboxylate transporter TctB family protein, whose amino-acid sequence MLLQRIFASVLLLVCLGLALMAWPYQADFSYEPVGPRAFPLLMLGLMGCALLYMAFRPTLIVHSEEDPELDRETLIKIGICVVLLLIFAGLFEPLGFILSSILIGIPMARLYGGRWLPSVVVTTLMAIGLYLLFDKLMDVPLPLGLLDVLEN is encoded by the coding sequence ATGCTTCTACAACGCATTTTTGCTTCCGTGCTGTTGCTCGTCTGCCTTGGGCTGGCACTGATGGCATGGCCGTACCAAGCGGATTTTTCCTACGAACCAGTCGGCCCCCGGGCGTTTCCACTGCTGATGCTCGGCCTGATGGGCTGCGCTCTGCTGTACATGGCGTTTCGCCCGACGCTGATCGTGCACAGCGAAGAAGACCCGGAGCTGGACCGTGAAACCCTGATCAAGATTGGCATCTGCGTCGTGCTGTTGCTGATCTTTGCCGGGTTGTTCGAACCCCTGGGCTTCATTCTCAGCAGCATCCTGATCGGCATTCCGATGGCGCGCCTCTACGGCGGTCGCTGGCTGCCCAGCGTGGTCGTCACCACGCTGATGGCCATTGGTCTTTACCTGCTGTTCGACAAGTTGATGGACGTGCCGCTGCCCTTGGGCCTGCTCGACGTTCTGGAGAACTGA
- a CDS encoding tripartite tricarboxylate transporter permease has translation MDTLGYLGQGFGVALSPYNLVTALCGTLIGTVVGLLPGLGPINGVALLIPIAFALGLPPESALILLAAVYLGCEYGGRISSILLNIPGEASTVMTTLDGYPMARKGLAGVALSLSAWSSFIGAFIATCGMVLFAPLLAKWAIAFGPAEYFVLMVFAIVCLGGMAGDRPLKTFIAALIGLFLSTVGIDANSGVYRFTGDNIHLTDGIQFVVLVLGLFSISEILLLLEKTHRGQEAVKATGRMMFNFKEASAVFVVNIRCGVFGFIMGVLPGAGATLASAVAYMTEKRIAGAKGTFGQGDMRGLAAPETAIGASACGALVPMLTLGVPGSGTTAVMIGALSLYNITPGPLLFQQQPDIVWGLIASLFIANIMLVILNIPMIRIFTRILAVPNWALVPVIAIITGIGVYAVHATTFDLFLMVGIGIFGYILRKLDFPLSPVLLGFILGGLMEQNLRRALSISNGALEILWSSPITFGVWVLTVFMLLVPLLRIWRKRSVARRVIADV, from the coding sequence ATGGATACGCTTGGCTATTTGGGTCAGGGGTTTGGCGTCGCGCTGAGTCCGTACAACCTGGTGACCGCGCTCTGCGGCACCCTGATCGGCACCGTCGTTGGCCTGCTTCCGGGCCTGGGCCCGATCAACGGTGTGGCACTGTTGATCCCGATCGCATTCGCCCTCGGCCTGCCACCGGAGTCGGCACTGATCCTGCTGGCAGCGGTGTACCTGGGATGCGAATACGGCGGCCGGATCAGCTCGATCCTGTTGAACATCCCGGGCGAAGCTTCCACCGTGATGACCACGCTCGACGGCTACCCGATGGCCCGCAAGGGCCTGGCCGGTGTGGCCTTGTCGTTGTCGGCATGGAGCTCGTTCATTGGTGCGTTCATCGCCACTTGCGGCATGGTGCTGTTCGCCCCGCTACTGGCGAAATGGGCGATTGCCTTCGGACCGGCGGAATATTTCGTACTGATGGTGTTCGCGATTGTCTGTCTTGGCGGAATGGCCGGTGACCGGCCGCTGAAGACCTTCATCGCTGCACTGATCGGGCTGTTTCTATCCACGGTCGGCATAGACGCCAACAGCGGCGTTTATCGCTTCACGGGGGACAACATCCACCTGACTGACGGTATTCAATTCGTCGTGTTAGTGCTAGGCCTGTTCTCCATCAGCGAAATCCTCCTGCTGCTAGAAAAAACCCATCGTGGCCAGGAAGCCGTCAAGGCCACTGGCCGCATGATGTTCAACTTTAAGGAGGCTTCGGCAGTCTTCGTGGTGAACATTCGTTGCGGAGTGTTCGGTTTCATCATGGGGGTATTACCGGGTGCCGGCGCGACCCTGGCCAGCGCCGTGGCCTACATGACTGAAAAACGTATTGCCGGCGCCAAGGGTACCTTCGGCCAGGGCGACATGCGCGGCCTGGCTGCGCCGGAAACCGCCATCGGTGCTTCCGCCTGTGGCGCGCTGGTGCCGATGTTGACGCTCGGTGTTCCGGGCTCGGGCACCACCGCCGTGATGATCGGCGCCCTGTCGCTGTACAACATCACGCCGGGTCCACTGCTGTTCCAACAGCAACCGGACATCGTCTGGGGCCTGATTGCCTCGTTGTTTATCGCCAACATCATGCTGGTGATCCTCAACATTCCGATGATCCGCATCTTCACCCGCATCCTCGCTGTGCCGAACTGGGCACTGGTGCCGGTGATCGCAATCATTACCGGGATCGGCGTCTATGCGGTGCATGCCACAACCTTCGACCTGTTCTTGATGGTCGGCATCGGTATCTTCGGCTACATCCTGCGTAAACTGGATTTCCCGCTGTCCCCGGTTTTGCTGGGGTTCATCCTCGGAGGTTTGATGGAGCAGAACCTGCGTCGTGCACTGTCGATTTCCAACGGTGCGCTGGAGATCCTCTGGTCGAGCCCGATCACTTTCGGTGTCTGGGTCCTGACCGTGTTCATGCTGCTGGTGCCGCTGCTGCGGATCTGGCGCAAACGTTCGGTTGCGCGGCGCGTTATTGCCGATGTCTGA
- a CDS encoding AbrB family transcriptional regulator, whose protein sequence is MSDRTPFKAWWGTPLVGLLGGFLASQVGWPLPWMVGSLLAIILVRCLTPWQLAEIPGGRKCGQWIVGIGIGLHFTPMVMEQVLSHFGLIFFGALVTSLSAVVGVWLMRRTGEDRATAFFSSMPGGSGEMVNLGARNGAVLSRVAAGQSLRVLVVVLCVPAAFKYWLGDGAPVLHATAVDWRWLALLFPAGALAAWIWERLRQPNPWLFGPLLLSAAVSIGWDLHIGLPNGGSQIGQWLIGSGLGCHFNRQFFRRAPSFMGRTLIGTVLTMLIATAAALGLSALTHLDLRSLTLGMMPGGIAEMSLTAETLQLSVPLVTAMQVMRLLFVLFLAEPLFKYWNRAPEQS, encoded by the coding sequence ATGTCTGATCGAACACCTTTCAAAGCCTGGTGGGGAACCCCGCTGGTCGGCCTGCTGGGCGGTTTCCTCGCCAGCCAGGTCGGCTGGCCTTTGCCATGGATGGTCGGCTCGTTGCTGGCGATCATCCTGGTTCGTTGCCTGACGCCCTGGCAACTGGCGGAAATCCCTGGCGGGCGAAAGTGCGGCCAGTGGATCGTCGGCATCGGCATTGGCCTGCACTTCACCCCGATGGTGATGGAGCAGGTGCTGAGTCATTTCGGTTTGATCTTCTTCGGTGCGTTGGTCACCAGCCTGTCCGCTGTGGTCGGGGTCTGGTTGATGCGCCGCACCGGGGAGGATCGCGCCACCGCGTTTTTCTCAAGCATGCCCGGCGGCTCCGGGGAAATGGTCAACCTCGGAGCGCGCAACGGCGCGGTGCTCAGCCGAGTGGCGGCGGGACAAAGTTTGCGGGTGTTGGTGGTGGTGCTATGTGTGCCGGCAGCGTTCAAGTATTGGTTGGGCGACGGTGCACCGGTATTGCACGCCACCGCTGTGGACTGGCGCTGGCTGGCCCTGCTATTCCCCGCCGGTGCTTTGGCCGCATGGATCTGGGAGCGCCTGCGTCAACCCAACCCCTGGCTGTTCGGGCCATTGCTGCTCAGTGCGGCGGTCAGTATCGGTTGGGACCTGCATATCGGTTTGCCTAACGGTGGCAGCCAGATTGGCCAATGGTTGATCGGCAGCGGCCTGGGCTGTCACTTCAACCGGCAGTTTTTCCGGCGTGCGCCTTCGTTCATGGGGCGGACGTTGATTGGTACGGTGTTGACCATGTTGATCGCCACGGCAGCAGCGCTGGGATTGAGCGCCCTGACCCATCTGGATCTGCGTTCGTTGACGTTGGGCATGATGCCTGGCGGGATTGCGGAGATGAGCCTGACGGCGGAAACCCTGCAATTGTCAGTGCCGCTGGTGACGGCGATGCAGGTGATGCGGTTGTTGTTTGTGTTGTTTCTGGCGGAGCCGTTGTTCAAGTACTGGAACCGGGCCCCGGAGCAATCCTGA
- the ung gene encoding uracil-DNA glycosylase, with amino-acid sequence MTADDRIKLEPSWKEALRAEFDQPYMAELRNFLQEERAAGKEIYPPGPMIFNALNSTPLDKVKVVILGQDPYHGPGQAHGLCFSVQPGVPAPPSLVNIYKELKRDLNIDIPNHGYLQSWADQGVLMLNTTMTVERANANAHKDKGWQFFTDRIIEVVSEQQPHLVFMLWGAHAQSKQKLIDATKHLVLTSVHPSPLSAYRGFLGCGHFSRTNKFLEQNGETPIEWRLPPI; translated from the coding sequence ATGACTGCTGACGACCGTATCAAACTCGAACCGAGCTGGAAGGAGGCACTGCGTGCCGAATTCGACCAGCCCTACATGGCAGAGTTGCGAAATTTCCTGCAAGAGGAGCGGGCGGCCGGCAAGGAAATCTATCCACCAGGCCCGATGATCTTCAACGCACTCAACTCGACGCCGCTGGACAAGGTCAAGGTCGTCATTCTCGGTCAGGATCCCTATCACGGCCCGGGCCAGGCCCATGGCTTGTGCTTCTCGGTGCAACCGGGCGTGCCGGCACCGCCGTCGCTGGTGAACATCTATAAAGAGCTCAAGCGCGATCTGAACATCGACATCCCCAACCACGGTTACTTGCAGAGCTGGGCCGATCAGGGCGTGTTGATGCTCAACACCACCATGACGGTCGAGCGTGCCAATGCCAATGCGCACAAGGACAAAGGCTGGCAGTTCTTTACCGATCGGATTATTGAAGTGGTCAGCGAGCAGCAGCCGCATCTGGTGTTCATGCTGTGGGGCGCCCATGCACAGAGCAAGCAGAAGCTGATTGATGCGACCAAACATCTGGTGCTGACGTCGGTGCATCCGTCACCGTTGTCGGCCTATCGCGGCTTCCTCGGTTGCGGACACTTCAGCCGGACCAACAAGTTTCTGGAACAGAATGGCGAGACGCCCATCGAGTGGCGGTTGCCGCCGATTTGA
- a CDS encoding enoyl-CoA hydratase/isomerase family protein, with product MNLHFEELTGTDGARIGVATLDAEKSLNALSLPMISALRDQLDAWAREPQIVCVLLRGNGAKAFCAGGEVRRLVEACREHPGEVPPLAAHFFAAEYRLDFSLHTYPKPLICWGHGYVLGGGMGLLQGASIRIVMPSSRLAMPEISIGLYPDVGASWFLSRLPGKLGLFLGLTGAHMNGRDAIDLDLADRFLLDGQQEDLIEGLLQLNWQEQTPMQLNSLLKALQQEAVAQMPPAQWLPRRQQIDELLDVSDVSCAWKAISLQRDSTDMLLSRAAKTMSEGSPLTAHLVWEQIVRARHMSLAEVFQMEYTLSLNCCRHPEFSEGVRARLIDKDQKPHWHWPDINNVPDAVIEAHFHKVWEGRHPLADLSDY from the coding sequence ATGAATCTGCACTTCGAAGAACTCACCGGCACCGACGGCGCCCGCATTGGCGTCGCCACACTGGATGCCGAAAAGTCACTGAATGCCCTGTCCTTGCCGATGATCAGCGCCCTGCGCGATCAACTGGACGCCTGGGCCAGGGAACCGCAAATCGTCTGCGTATTATTGCGCGGCAATGGCGCCAAAGCCTTTTGTGCTGGCGGTGAAGTACGCCGCCTGGTGGAGGCCTGCCGAGAGCATCCCGGCGAAGTGCCGCCCTTGGCCGCGCACTTCTTCGCGGCGGAATATCGACTGGACTTCAGCCTGCACACTTATCCCAAACCGCTTATCTGCTGGGGCCATGGCTATGTGCTCGGCGGTGGCATGGGCCTGCTGCAAGGCGCGAGCATTCGGATTGTCATGCCGAGCAGTCGGCTGGCGATGCCGGAGATCAGCATTGGGCTGTATCCGGATGTCGGCGCCAGTTGGTTTCTGTCGCGGCTGCCGGGCAAGCTCGGGTTATTTCTTGGCTTGACCGGTGCCCATATGAACGGTCGCGACGCGATTGATCTGGACCTGGCTGACCGTTTTCTGCTCGATGGACAACAGGAAGATCTCATTGAAGGCCTGCTGCAGTTGAACTGGCAGGAACAGACGCCGATGCAGCTCAACAGTCTGCTCAAGGCCTTGCAGCAGGAAGCGGTCGCACAGATGCCACCAGCACAATGGCTGCCTCGGCGCCAGCAGATCGACGAATTGCTGGATGTCAGTGATGTGAGCTGTGCCTGGAAAGCCATCAGCCTGCAACGTGACAGCACCGATATGCTGCTCAGTCGTGCGGCAAAAACCATGAGCGAAGGCTCGCCACTGACCGCGCATCTGGTCTGGGAACAAATAGTTCGGGCCCGGCACATGTCTCTCGCTGAGGTTTTTCAGATGGAGTACACCCTGAGCCTCAACTGCTGCCGTCATCCGGAATTCAGCGAAGGGGTGCGGGCACGGTTGATTGATAAGGACCAGAAACCACACTGGCATTGGCCGGACATCAACAATGTGCCGGATGCCGTGATCGAGGCGCATTTCCACAAGGTTTGGGAAGGCCGTCATCCACTGGCGGATTTATCGGACTATTAA
- a CDS encoding putative urea ABC transporter substrate-binding protein: protein MSQLRLPALLAAAFAAFLSFSAQAAQKDHFSVCWTIYAGWMPWEYAGSQGIVDKWAKKYGIKIDVVQLNDYVESINQYTAGQFDGCTMTNMDALTIPAAGGVDSTALIVSDFSNGNDGIVLKGEGKQVTDLKGMDVNLVELSVSHYLLARALDSVDLTEKDLKVVNTSDADISAAFNTDQVNAVTTWNPMLSDIKAKPAVTEVFNSSQIPGEIMDMMVVNSQTLKDNPALGKALTGAWFEVVELMNAKNAASKVALEHMAKASGTDLAGFQAQLDTTKLFATPQEALAFSTSKQLPETMRKVAEFSFQHGLLGEGAKDTSAVGMAFANGVTSGDKGNLKLRFDPSYVQMAADAKL from the coding sequence ATGTCCCAGCTTCGTTTACCCGCCCTGCTCGCCGCTGCTTTCGCAGCCTTCTTGAGCTTCTCTGCCCAAGCCGCACAAAAAGACCACTTCAGCGTCTGCTGGACGATCTATGCCGGCTGGATGCCCTGGGAATACGCCGGCAGCCAAGGCATCGTCGACAAATGGGCGAAGAAGTACGGCATCAAGATTGATGTGGTGCAGCTCAATGACTACGTCGAATCGATCAATCAGTACACCGCCGGCCAATTCGACGGTTGCACCATGACCAACATGGATGCGCTGACCATTCCGGCGGCCGGTGGCGTCGACAGCACGGCGCTGATCGTCAGCGACTTCTCCAACGGCAACGACGGCATCGTGCTCAAGGGCGAAGGCAAACAAGTCACAGACCTCAAGGGCATGGACGTCAACCTGGTCGAGCTCTCGGTTTCCCACTACCTGCTGGCCCGGGCCCTGGATTCGGTCGACCTCACCGAGAAAGACCTGAAAGTGGTCAACACCTCCGACGCCGATATCTCGGCCGCTTTCAACACCGATCAGGTCAACGCCGTCACCACCTGGAACCCGATGCTCTCGGACATCAAGGCCAAGCCTGCGGTGACCGAAGTCTTCAACTCCAGCCAGATCCCCGGCGAAATCATGGACATGATGGTCGTCAACTCCCAGACCCTCAAAGACAACCCGGCCCTCGGTAAAGCGCTGACCGGTGCCTGGTTCGAAGTGGTCGAGTTGATGAACGCGAAAAACGCCGCGAGCAAGGTCGCACTCGAACACATGGCCAAAGCCTCGGGCACCGACCTCGCCGGATTCCAGGCGCAACTGGACACCACCAAACTGTTCGCCACGCCTCAAGAAGCCCTGGCGTTCAGCACCAGCAAGCAACTGCCGGAAACCATGCGCAAGGTCGCCGAGTTCTCGTTCCAGCACGGCTTGCTGGGTGAAGGCGCCAAGGACACCAGCGCAGTCGGCATGGCCTTCGCCAACGGTGTGACCAGCGGCGACAAGGGCAACCTCAAGCTGCGCTTCGATCCGAGTTACGTGCAGATGGCCGCTGACGCCAAGCTGTAA
- a CDS encoding ABC transporter permease, with protein MRLINRHPDRPSRLLLVILPFALVLFAYFMGSAERLTDNPNDKLLPSAVQMTDAVKRLAFVADSRTGEYVLWQDTASSLRRLAIGLGISALAGLCLGMAAGTLPLFGAPLSPLLTVLSMVPPLAILPILFIVFGLGELSKVMLIVIGITPALARDLEQRAREIPVELLIKAQTLGASTWTLMLRVVLPQLLPRLLISLRLMLGSAWLFLIAAEAIASTDGLGYRIFLVRRYLAMDVILPYVVWITLLAWLMDWGLKRLTQRAFPWYEGARA; from the coding sequence ATGCGCCTGATCAATCGCCATCCGGATCGCCCGAGTCGCCTGTTGTTGGTGATCCTGCCATTCGCCCTGGTGCTGTTCGCCTATTTCATGGGCTCGGCCGAACGGCTGACGGACAACCCCAACGACAAGCTCCTGCCGAGCGCCGTGCAAATGACCGACGCGGTCAAACGCCTGGCCTTCGTCGCCGATAGCCGCACCGGTGAATACGTGCTCTGGCAAGACACCGCGTCCAGCCTGCGTCGCCTGGCCATCGGCCTTGGCATCAGCGCCTTGGCCGGGCTGTGCCTGGGCATGGCCGCTGGCACCCTGCCGCTGTTCGGCGCGCCGTTGTCGCCGTTGCTGACGGTGCTGTCGATGGTGCCGCCGCTGGCCATCCTGCCGATCCTGTTCATCGTTTTCGGTCTTGGGGAATTGTCGAAGGTGATGCTGATCGTCATCGGCATCACCCCGGCCCTGGCCCGTGACCTGGAACAGCGCGCCCGGGAAATTCCCGTGGAGTTGCTGATCAAGGCTCAGACCCTCGGCGCTTCGACCTGGACCCTGATGCTGCGCGTGGTGCTGCCGCAACTACTGCCACGCTTGTTGATCTCGCTGAGGCTGATGCTCGGCTCGGCGTGGTTGTTCCTGATCGCCGCCGAAGCCATCGCCTCCACCGACGGCCTCGGCTACCGGATTTTTCTGGTGCGCCGCTACCTGGCGATGGACGTGATCCTGCCCTACGTGGTGTGGATCACCTTGCTCGCCTGGCTGATGGATTGGGGCCTCAAGCGCCTGACCCAACGTGCGTTCCCTTGGTACGAAGGAGCGCGGGCATGA
- a CDS encoding ABC transporter ATP-binding protein: MSFITVKNVWQQYADQVVLEGLNLNVNEGEFCTLVGASGCGKSTFLRLLLGQERASRGEILLDGQPLAGEPDSSRGVVFQRYSVFPHLSVLDNVALGLELPRSPLLGRLFGSAKRDAREQASVLLKKVGLGHSLDKYPAQLSGGMQQRLAIAQALIMKPRVLLLDEPFGALDPGIRKDMHALLLELWRETQLTVFMVTHDLSEGFSLGTRLLVFDKVRVDPHAPGAFGARITYDIPLNSDRRAQRAAVDALPVQLAGTLRIA, encoded by the coding sequence ATGAGCTTTATCACGGTGAAAAACGTCTGGCAGCAATACGCCGATCAGGTGGTGCTCGAAGGGCTGAATTTGAACGTCAACGAGGGTGAATTCTGCACGTTGGTCGGCGCGTCCGGTTGCGGTAAATCGACCTTCCTGCGATTGCTGCTGGGCCAGGAGCGCGCCAGTCGCGGCGAGATCCTGCTTGATGGCCAGCCCTTGGCCGGTGAGCCGGACTCCAGCCGTGGCGTGGTGTTCCAGCGTTACTCGGTGTTCCCGCATCTGAGCGTGCTGGACAACGTTGCCCTCGGCCTCGAATTGCCACGCTCGCCGTTGCTGGGACGCTTGTTCGGCAGCGCCAAACGCGACGCTCGCGAACAGGCGTCGGTGCTGTTGAAAAAAGTCGGGCTCGGCCACTCGCTGGACAAATACCCGGCGCAGCTCTCCGGCGGCATGCAGCAACGGCTGGCCATCGCCCAAGCGCTGATCATGAAGCCGCGGGTGTTGTTGCTTGACGAACCGTTCGGCGCCCTTGATCCGGGCATCCGCAAAGACATGCACGCGTTGCTGCTGGAGCTGTGGCGCGAAACGCAACTGACGGTGTTCATGGTCACCCACGACCTGTCCGAAGGTTTCAGCCTCGGCACCCGCCTGCTGGTGTTCGACAAGGTCCGCGTCGACCCGCACGCCCCCGGTGCCTTTGGCGCGCGCATTACCTACGACATCCCTTTGAACAGCGACCGCCGCGCTCAACGCGCCGCCGTCGACGCCCTGCCGGTGCAACTGGCAGGCACGCTTCGTATCGCTTAG
- a CDS encoding urea amidolyase associated protein UAAP1: MTDSTQLFPPFAEEMLPGGGHRSFVLKRGQLLRLTDIRGGANVSLTLLNANEKTERLNLPDSLKCQHTAKLTTGHCLYSDMGRVLAAITADTCGWSDSLGGVLCAEEVAEKYGNGRYQELRNGFFRNGTDNLLVELGKWGLGLSDLLMTLNLFSRVNVDDAGRFHFVEGNSKAGDYIELYAPMDTLVVLTALQHPMDPSPEYAPKPLKLSWMNADASVAEHCRTSRPENERGFINTDRLFA; encoded by the coding sequence ATGACTGATTCGACTCAACTGTTCCCGCCCTTCGCCGAAGAAATGCTCCCCGGCGGCGGCCATCGCTCCTTCGTGCTGAAACGCGGCCAATTGCTGCGCCTGACGGATATCCGTGGTGGCGCCAACGTCAGCCTGACGCTGCTCAACGCCAACGAAAAAACCGAACGCCTGAACTTGCCCGACAGCCTCAAATGCCAACACACGGCCAAGCTCACCACCGGCCATTGCCTGTACTCGGACATGGGCCGCGTGCTGGCCGCGATCACCGCCGACACCTGCGGCTGGAGCGACAGCCTCGGCGGCGTGCTCTGCGCTGAAGAAGTCGCGGAAAAATACGGCAACGGACGCTATCAGGAACTGCGCAACGGCTTCTTCCGCAATGGCACCGACAACCTATTGGTGGAACTGGGCAAGTGGGGTCTGGGCCTGTCGGATCTGCTGATGACCCTCAACCTGTTCAGCCGCGTGAACGTCGACGACGCCGGGCGTTTCCACTTTGTCGAGGGCAACTCCAAGGCTGGTGACTACATCGAGTTGTACGCACCGATGGACACACTGGTGGTGCTCACCGCCCTGCAACACCCGATGGACCCGTCGCCGGAATACGCGCCGAAACCACTGAAGCTCAGCTGGATGAACGCCGACGCCAGCGTCGCCGAACACTGCCGCACCTCGCGCCCGGAAAACGAGCGCGGCTTCATCAACACCGACCGCCTGTTCGCCTGA
- a CDS encoding urea amidolyase associated protein UAAP2, producing MSLALINTEKQPETAVYRATIPAGEPWLMEVKAGQTLRILDLEGNQAVDTLFYSVANPKERYDVQRTLRRQNSVYLSTGSVLYSNLGKPMLTIVADTCGRHDTLGGACAQESNTVRYALEKRYMHSCRDNYLRACVHDGRLGKGDIGPNINFFMKVPVTADGGLTFEDGISAPGKYVDLRAEMDVIVLISNCPQLNNPCNAYNPTPAELLVWN from the coding sequence ATGTCACTCGCTCTCATCAATACTGAAAAGCAGCCAGAAACCGCGGTCTACCGCGCCACCATCCCCGCCGGCGAACCCTGGCTGATGGAGGTCAAGGCTGGCCAGACTTTGCGCATCCTCGATCTGGAAGGCAATCAAGCCGTCGATACGCTGTTTTACAGCGTGGCCAATCCGAAGGAACGCTACGACGTACAACGCACCTTGCGCCGGCAGAACAGCGTCTACCTGAGCACCGGCAGCGTGCTCTATTCCAACCTCGGCAAGCCGATGCTGACCATCGTCGCCGACACTTGCGGCCGCCACGACACCCTCGGCGGCGCTTGCGCGCAAGAGAGCAACACCGTGCGTTACGCCCTGGAAAAACGCTACATGCACAGCTGCCGCGACAACTACCTGCGCGCCTGTGTGCACGACGGACGCCTGGGCAAGGGTGACATCGGGCCGAACATCAATTTCTTCATGAAAGTTCCGGTCACCGCTGACGGCGGCCTGACTTTCGAAGACGGGATTTCCGCGCCGGGCAAGTACGTCGACCTGCGCGCCGAGATGGACGTGATCGTGCTGATCTCCAACTGCCCGCAACTGAACAACCCGTGCAACGCCTACAACCCGACACCTGCGGAGCTATTGGTATGGAACTGA